The following proteins are encoded in a genomic region of Devosia lucknowensis:
- a CDS encoding DJ-1/PfpI family protein, producing MLNIGLLVFPNVQQLDLMGPYEVFASVPDLTVHLVWKDLEPLRSATGLMLQPTMTIADCPKLDVICVPGGGGVNALLTDQTVLDFLRMQAATARYVTSVCTGSLVLGMAGLLEGKKATSHWNAVDLLPRLGAIPTPGRVVRDGNIITAGGVTSGIDFGLTVLAELLGDGVAQRVQLALEYAPAPPFDSGTPERASAALVEAARQGMAASRAERERILPLR from the coding sequence ATGCTCAATATCGGACTTCTGGTGTTTCCCAATGTGCAGCAACTGGACCTGATGGGACCCTACGAGGTGTTCGCCTCCGTGCCCGATCTGACCGTGCACCTGGTCTGGAAAGACCTCGAACCGCTTCGCTCGGCCACCGGCCTGATGCTTCAGCCGACGATGACGATCGCGGACTGCCCCAAGCTCGATGTGATCTGCGTGCCGGGCGGTGGTGGCGTAAACGCACTGCTGACTGACCAGACGGTGCTGGATTTCCTACGGATGCAAGCGGCAACGGCACGCTACGTCACGTCAGTCTGTACCGGCTCGCTGGTTCTGGGCATGGCCGGGCTGCTCGAGGGCAAGAAGGCGACGTCGCACTGGAATGCCGTCGACCTGCTGCCGCGGCTGGGGGCGATCCCCACGCCGGGCAGGGTGGTTCGCGATGGCAATATCATCACCGCCGGTGGCGTGACCTCTGGCATCGATTTCGGCCTGACGGTGCTGGCAGAACTGCTCGGCGATGGGGTAGCCCAGCGCGTGCAGCTTGCCCTCGAATATGCGCCCGCACCACCGTTCGACAGCGGAACGCCCGAGCGGGCCAGCGCGGCACTGGTGGAGGCGGCGCGGCAGGGCATGGCGGCGTCGCGCGCCGAACGGGAACGGATCCTGCCTTTGCGATAG
- a CDS encoding diguanylate cyclase domain-containing protein, whose protein sequence is MSGAAILGQGCRLIAHDGASLPAVSEDILGPTGQVIPLFAHGGVLVVAPIPGMRNNMPVWLALWDGAPRDAAYGATVLARVTELAFHATTERRQAADKARLRLMNLASATAQIGIWSCRLPDETLTWTDGVYDIFELPRGSRITRETTLGLYVPESARQMQALRAEAIATLGSFNFDAEIVTARGNRRWMRITATVETVNGRARSILGMKQDITDAKQQAERIRRQAETDTLTGLANRAVFQARLDTLHGDRPVGSLILVDLDRFKAINDELGHAQGDACLQESGRRLMAACPPGTLVSRIGGDEFAVLTDQHSTVDDGVLCDRIVQAFEAPFVLGGNTRHVGASVGFARRDDHGADCLYRNADLALYQAKSAGRGTWRQFIAA, encoded by the coding sequence GTCATTCCCTTGTTCGCTCATGGCGGTGTGCTGGTGGTCGCGCCCATTCCCGGCATGCGCAACAATATGCCTGTCTGGCTTGCCCTATGGGATGGTGCACCGCGCGATGCAGCTTATGGCGCGACGGTACTCGCTCGCGTCACCGAACTGGCATTCCACGCCACGACCGAGCGGCGTCAGGCCGCCGACAAGGCCCGACTTCGCCTGATGAACCTGGCCTCGGCCACGGCCCAGATCGGCATCTGGTCCTGCCGGCTTCCCGATGAAACCCTGACCTGGACCGACGGCGTCTACGACATTTTCGAATTGCCGCGCGGCTCCAGGATCACGCGCGAAACCACACTCGGCCTTTACGTGCCCGAATCTGCACGCCAGATGCAGGCCCTGCGCGCCGAAGCCATTGCCACGCTGGGCAGCTTCAACTTCGACGCCGAGATCGTAACGGCCAGGGGCAACCGCCGATGGATGCGGATCACCGCGACGGTGGAAACGGTCAATGGCCGCGCCCGATCCATCTTGGGCATGAAGCAGGATATCACCGACGCCAAGCAGCAGGCCGAACGCATCCGGCGACAAGCGGAGACCGATACGCTGACTGGCCTTGCCAACCGTGCCGTATTCCAGGCCCGCCTCGACACGCTGCATGGCGATCGGCCGGTCGGTTCGCTCATCCTCGTCGACCTCGACCGCTTCAAGGCCATCAATGACGAGCTGGGGCACGCCCAGGGCGATGCCTGTCTCCAGGAATCCGGCCGCCGGCTGATGGCCGCCTGCCCACCCGGCACGCTGGTGTCGCGCATCGGCGGCGACGAGTTTGCCGTCCTCACCGATCAGCACTCCACGGTCGATGACGGGGTCCTCTGCGATCGTATCGTCCAGGCCTTCGAAGCGCCCTTCGTCTTGGGTGGAAACACCAGGCACGTGGGGGCCTCTGTCGGCTTTGCCCGCCGTGACGATCACGGTGCCGATTGCCTCTACCGCAATGCCGACCTCGCCCTTTATCAGGCCAAATCGGCCGGTCGCGGCACCTGGCGGCAGTTCATCGCCGCCTGA
- the ssb gene encoding single-stranded DNA-binding protein yields MAGSVNKVILVGNLGNDPEVRNLPSGGKVVNLSVATSESWKDRNTGERREKTEWHRVVIFSEGLARVAESYLRKGSKVYIEGQLQTRKWQDQSGQDKYSTEVVLQGFNSNLTLLDGRGEGGGDSAGYGGGDTGGFRGVRDNSGGGGGGRRPSSNAPAFEPGGMDDDIPF; encoded by the coding sequence ATGGCTGGCAGTGTGAACAAGGTCATTCTGGTAGGCAACCTGGGCAATGACCCCGAGGTGCGGAACCTGCCGAGCGGCGGCAAGGTGGTGAACCTGAGCGTCGCCACGTCGGAAAGCTGGAAGGACCGCAATACAGGCGAGCGCCGCGAAAAGACCGAATGGCACCGCGTGGTGATCTTCTCCGAAGGCCTTGCGCGCGTCGCCGAGAGCTACCTGCGCAAGGGCTCCAAGGTCTATATCGAAGGCCAGCTGCAGACCCGCAAGTGGCAGGACCAGTCCGGCCAGGACAAGTACTCGACCGAAGTCGTGCTGCAGGGCTTCAATTCCAACCTGACGCTGCTCGATGGCCGCGGCGAGGGTGGTGGCGACAGCGCCGGCTACGGTGGCGGCGACACGGGCGGGTTCCGCGGTGTGCGCGACAATTCCGGCGGCGGTGGCGGTGGCCGCCGGCCGTCTTCGAATGCCCCGGCCTTCGAGCCAGGCGGCATGGATGACGACATTCCGTTCTGA
- a CDS encoding GlxA family transcriptional regulator — protein sequence MSRRIEILGFPDCQLLDVAGPLQVFASANDLVRLSGLPAPYVPVVVAANTRLSTSSGLVLEAEPLAVNDGDLDTLIISGGWGVYPACEDAAFVEWIATRAKRARRAASVCSGAFLLASTGLLDGRRAVTHWGRCADFKARFPAVALDPDPIFIEDGKYWTSAGVTAGIDLALAMVEADLGRDLALAVARQLVVFLKRPGGQSQFSAALTLQDQGGRFDTLHGWILENLERPLSLPDLAEKAGMSERNFSRRYRAETGQTPARAVETLRVETARRMLEQGQPVARVARRCGFVSDETLRRAFTRRVGISPQAYRERFA from the coding sequence ATATCGCGCCGCATCGAAATTCTCGGTTTTCCCGATTGCCAGTTGCTGGATGTTGCAGGGCCGTTGCAGGTCTTCGCGTCGGCCAACGATCTCGTCCGGTTGAGCGGATTGCCTGCGCCTTATGTTCCCGTGGTCGTCGCAGCGAACACGCGCCTGTCCACATCCTCCGGACTTGTGCTCGAGGCCGAACCGCTTGCCGTCAACGACGGTGATCTGGATACGCTCATCATTTCCGGCGGCTGGGGCGTATATCCCGCCTGTGAGGATGCGGCATTCGTCGAGTGGATCGCGACCCGCGCAAAGCGCGCCCGTCGCGCCGCATCAGTGTGCAGTGGCGCCTTCCTGCTTGCCTCGACGGGCCTGCTCGACGGTCGCCGCGCCGTTACCCACTGGGGGCGCTGCGCTGACTTCAAGGCGCGTTTCCCGGCCGTAGCCCTTGATCCCGACCCGATCTTCATCGAGGACGGAAAGTACTGGACCTCGGCCGGCGTGACCGCCGGCATCGATCTTGCCCTCGCCATGGTCGAGGCCGACCTGGGACGGGACCTCGCGCTCGCCGTCGCCCGCCAACTGGTGGTTTTCCTCAAGCGGCCCGGTGGCCAGTCACAGTTCAGTGCCGCCCTCACCCTGCAGGATCAGGGCGGGCGCTTCGACACCCTGCATGGGTGGATTCTGGAAAACCTCGAGCGCCCGCTGTCGCTCCCGGACCTGGCCGAGAAAGCCGGTATGAGCGAGCGCAATTTTTCGCGCCGCTATCGAGCCGAAACCGGTCAGACGCCGGCCCGCGCCGTGGAGACCCTCAGGGTGGAAACCGCGCGCCGCATGCTCGAACAGGGTCAGCCGGTGGCGCGAGTGGCCAGAAGGTGTGGCTTCGTCAGCGACGAAACCCTGCGCCGGGCCTTCACCCGCCGTGTCGGCATCAGCCCTCAGGCCTATCGCGAACGCTTCGCCTGA